A section of the Rummeliibacillus pycnus genome encodes:
- a CDS encoding DUF4362 domain-containing protein, which translates to MIYILLVIVIGCYGCKQGKSETISQIPYESKEAIKRGDVVQIGITVYNFDRFNQFITNYHKKKTDKVRITSYTIEGDPIFIDLDYDGETIEYINDNSNDAYGTKEINKVKCTKMEKKTNGQGKVEYFVSSCSKTNNYSVLSIDQRDFQYKQLKE; encoded by the coding sequence ATGATCTATATTTTACTGGTCATTGTAATTGGTTGTTATGGATGCAAACAAGGCAAATCTGAAACTATTTCTCAAATACCCTATGAATCAAAAGAAGCCATTAAGAGAGGTGATGTAGTTCAAATTGGTATTACAGTTTACAATTTTGATCGATTTAACCAATTTATAACTAATTATCATAAGAAGAAAACAGATAAAGTTAGAATAACTAGCTATACCATCGAAGGTGATCCAATCTTTATTGATTTAGATTATGATGGAGAAACTATAGAGTATATCAATGACAACTCTAATGATGCATACGGTACTAAAGAAATAAATAAGGTTAAATGCACAAAGATGGAGAAGAAAACGAACGGACAGGGAAAAGTAGAGTATTTCGTATCCAGTTGTTCAAAAACTAACAATTATTCAGTTTTGAGTATAGATCAGAGGGATTTTCAATATAAACAACTAAAGGAATAA